The sequence CAAGACCTGGGGATGATCGCTGTCCACGAAGATGGCAAGATCGTCGGCTACAACATCCTGGTCGGTGGCGGCATGGGCCGTACCCCCAGCGCCGATAAGACCTACCCAGCTTTGGGCATGAAGCTGACCTACGTCTCGCCTGAAGACCTGATCGGCGTTTGCGAAGCGATCGTCAAGGTGCAGCGCGACTTCGGCAACCGCGAAGACCGCAAGGTGGCTCGTCTGAAGTACACCGTCCGCAACATGGGCCTGCCTGAGTTCAAGAAGAAGGTCGAAGAATACTTCGGCCGCGAACTACCGGAACCGCACCCATCGGACGTGACCGATTTCGACGACCACAAAGGCTGGTCGGAGCAGGGGGATGGCAAGTGGTTCTATGGGCTGAACGTCGAAAACGGCCGTATCGCCGACAACGAAACACACAGCCTGAAGACGGCCATTCGCGAGATCTGCACGACTCTTGAACCAGGCATCCAGTTCACTGGCCACCAAGACATCATCTTCAGCGATATCGCCGAAAGCGATAAGCCGAAGTTGGAAGAGATCCTCCGGAAGCACAAAGTGGTGCTTACCGAAGAAATCAGCAATACCTTGCGTTGGTCGATGGCCTGTGTCGCTTGGCCGACCTGTGGTCTTTCGATCACGGAAAGCGAACGGGCACTCCCTGGCATGGTCGACGACCTGGAGAAGGAAGTCGAGAAGCTTGGTCTTTCTGGCGAACGCTTCACCATGCGAATGACCGGCTGCCCCAACGGCTGTGCCCGCCCTTACAACAGCGACATCGGCCTAGTCGGTCGTGCGAAGGAAAAGTACACGATGTTCCTCGGCGGCCGCCTGCTCGGTAACCGCTTGAGCTACATCTACAAAGACATGGTCCCCGCTGATGAAGTCGTTCCGGAACTGGTAAAAGTTCTCACCGTGTTCAAAGAGCAACGCACCGCAGGGGAAAGCCTGGGTGACTTCTGCGATCGCCTGGGGCAAGAGAAGCTGCTGGAAGCCACCGGCGGCTAGTTCCAGCTTGGCTTGCCATCACGCAACGATAATGACTTCACGGTCCTCTCTTCGCCAGCAACGGTGCGAGAGGACCGTTTTTTTGTTAGCGTGTTATCTGGCCGCATCACACCCCTTGTTGTTCTCTTTGATTGAGGTCTACGCGGTCAATCGCAAGGGAAACCCCAGCTCCATGCAAGAAGGGCTGCCGAGGTTTCGGCTACCAGCGTAGACATTCGTATTGCTTTGAAGGAACGGCCCCCCATAATACAAATAGGCTTGTCAACCCAAGTTATACCGGCCAAATCGAGAAGCAGACGCCACAAGGATCTCTTTTCGGGATCATGTGGTAGCAATACGACTTCGCCCATTGGAATGAAAACGAAACCATGGCCTCTCACCTTGAGTTCAACACCCCGGTTGCGCCGCCATTGCCGCTGCGGAGATTCTCAGTTGAACAATATCATCGACTCGGCGAAATGGGTGTGCTAACTCCAGAAGATCGCGTCGAGTTGCTCGAAGGATGGATTGTCGAGAAAATGAATCAGCGGCCCATTCATGGTTTCATTGTTCGTGTGCTCAACGAATTCTTCTTGCGTGAGCTTCCTAAGGGCTGGCTCTGCCAATGCCAACTTCCCATCACTTCCGAGCGAAGTGAACCAGAGCCCGATATTGCGATCGTCTGCGGCGCGCACGAAGACTTTCGTAATCGCCACCCCAGCGGCACAGACTGTCGCCTGGTCATTGAGGTTGCCGACACGTCCCTTGAACGAGATCGAGCTAAGGCGGAAATCTACCGAACGGCTGGGGTGCGGGAATACTGGGTTGTCAATATTCCGGATCAACGTCTCGAACGCTACGATTTCAGCGACAGGCAATCCGATTGGCAGCCCACGCTGATCCCCAGCGATTCGCAAGTCGTGCTTACTCTTCCCGACCAAGAACTCACTTTGGACTTGAATCGAATTTTCAAGTGATGCTCGACTCTATACAGGCGATCTCAAAGTTGTGTGCATTGCCTTACTAAGAAGACTCCACCGTCTCAACTTCCCCCAAATGTTCTTTCTCAATCGCGAAGTTTCGGAAGCGGATTGTGTGGGCGTCGTCGAACCATTTTTGGATCACCGGTAGCTGCCCATCGTCCATGCTGGGAGCAACCGCGAATAGCTTGCCGAATACCTCGCGGCCGATTTCGCCATCTTCGACAATCACTCGTCCGGCTTGCACCACGTAGCGGGGCCTTTGGAACATCTCGGTCCGATTGGCACTCGGCGTGTAAATGGTCACGTCTGCGTCCGCACCGATGCCAAGATGCCCCTTGGCGGTCAGGCCAAGCATTTTCGCCGGGGCGGCCCGGGTAATGATGGCGATTTCACTCAGCGAATACTCGCGATCCAAGTCGGCCAAGATTGTGCGATCGCCGAGGGTCTTGTGCATCCGCCCGATCGCCTCGCGGCGGAACGGGGCGTCCATCAGCAGGTGAATGATTTCCGGATAACGAAACACCGCGCCGCCGTTGGGATGGTCACTGCTCATCGCGATCCGCCACGTATCTTTCATCATCAAATACCATTCCAGCGCGGCGGCCCACTGCACGGCATGCACCAGAACTTTCTGCGGCTGAAACTCCATCGGTATCACGCCACAACTACTTTCCAGTTCGCCATCCGCCGCATACCAGCGATTACCGGTCAGCTTCGACAGGAAGTAACCAAAGGGCGCGTCGCCCGTCATCCCCAACGTTTGCCCAGGGTTCACATGCCCCACGTCGATCGTGATGTTCTCGTGCTCGTTGACGTACTCGACTAGCTTGGGCACCGCCGAACGGAAACTGGCCGGGTCGTTTTCGTCGCCGGCATAGCTATGAAATTGCGTGTGGGCAAAGTGCCCTCTGTGGCCGTCGAGGGCCTCCATCGTTCGTAAGGTCGTTTCACTATTGCCTGGCACGCCTAGGTTATTGCAGTGGATATGCACTGCGTGCGGCAACTGCAAGCGATCGACCGAGGCCGCCAGGTTGCGCACGATTTGCCGGGGAGAAACTCCAAACCCAGGGACCGGTTCGTCAAGCTGCTGAACTGTCTTACGGCTGACCTGCTTCCAGTTCTCGACGCCGCCAGGGTTCACGATCTTCACCGCGTAGGCACTCGTCGAACCGAGCGTCCAGGCCAGGTAAGCATCGAGGCAAGCAGTCCGCTCTTCCCGAATCCGATCCATCACAAACTGATTGTTGCCGAACAACAGATAAAAACCTTTGTCCAGCAGCGGCGTATCAAGCAAGTCTTCGTGAGCGTGCCGAGCATGCAACCCAGGAATG comes from Bremerella cremea and encodes:
- a CDS encoding formylmethanofuran dehydrogenase subunit A: MGYLVLENGTVHDPANGVDGEVRTLWLKDGQVVAPPAEDSPPIDRRIDCRGYVVMPGGVDMHCHIAGPKVNIGRQMTPEYRREEGIPRSEGRRSASGGLLPSTVGTGYMFAGLGYTTAMDAAIPGLHARHAHEDLLDTPLLDKGFYLLFGNNQFVMDRIREERTACLDAYLAWTLGSTSAYAVKIVNPGGVENWKQVSRKTVQQLDEPVPGFGVSPRQIVRNLAASVDRLQLPHAVHIHCNNLGVPGNSETTLRTMEALDGHRGHFAHTQFHSYAGDENDPASFRSAVPKLVEYVNEHENITIDVGHVNPGQTLGMTGDAPFGYFLSKLTGNRWYAADGELESSCGVIPMEFQPQKVLVHAVQWAAALEWYLMMKDTWRIAMSSDHPNGGAVFRYPEIIHLLMDAPFRREAIGRMHKTLGDRTILADLDREYSLSEIAIITRAAPAKMLGLTAKGHLGIGADADVTIYTPSANRTEMFQRPRYVVQAGRVIVEDGEIGREVFGKLFAVAPSMDDGQLPVIQKWFDDAHTIRFRNFAIEKEHLGEVETVESS
- a CDS encoding Uma2 family endonuclease, which translates into the protein MASHLEFNTPVAPPLPLRRFSVEQYHRLGEMGVLTPEDRVELLEGWIVEKMNQRPIHGFIVRVLNEFFLRELPKGWLCQCQLPITSERSEPEPDIAIVCGAHEDFRNRHPSGTDCRLVIEVADTSLERDRAKAEIYRTAGVREYWVVNIPDQRLERYDFSDRQSDWQPTLIPSDSQVVLTLPDQELTLDLNRIFK
- a CDS encoding NADPH-dependent assimilatory sulfite reductase hemoprotein subunit; the encoded protein is MASTDKKLSPVEGIKDESNYLRGNLANEMVDGTDHFSKESIQLIKHFGMYQQDDRDARAASRAAGGSGKEYIMMIRTRLPAGLLTSKQLMEELDLCDELGNGTLRITSRQATQFHGIHKDNVRTLMQRMKGVGLTTLGACGDVNRNVMCCPAPFKNNELHSQIQDMSFQLADHFAPKTGAYREIFLQDPETGEKEKVDTGETIEPIYGKHYLPRKFKMGICLPEDNCIDVYTQDLGMIAVHEDGKIVGYNILVGGGMGRTPSADKTYPALGMKLTYVSPEDLIGVCEAIVKVQRDFGNREDRKVARLKYTVRNMGLPEFKKKVEEYFGRELPEPHPSDVTDFDDHKGWSEQGDGKWFYGLNVENGRIADNETHSLKTAIREICTTLEPGIQFTGHQDIIFSDIAESDKPKLEEILRKHKVVLTEEISNTLRWSMACVAWPTCGLSITESERALPGMVDDLEKEVEKLGLSGERFTMRMTGCPNGCARPYNSDIGLVGRAKEKYTMFLGGRLLGNRLSYIYKDMVPADEVVPELVKVLTVFKEQRTAGESLGDFCDRLGQEKLLEATGG